Proteins from one Malassezia vespertilionis chromosome 2, complete sequence genomic window:
- a CDS encoding uncharacterized protein (COG:S; EggNog:ENOG503NZ9C), which translates to MSRAKVSITLGKKADDVRARPSPRAFAFDADVDTEAPLRGDAPPPSKAVRRQQAEAAALDEHVFDYDDVYDKMKAVDRQMKAASKEADKGRSPKYMSNFFRAAELRERDRLRAESKMIQRERAAEGDQYADKESFVTSAYKEQQEELARAEKEERIAEERARRRSKGVASFHQDMLKEESARRHAAVMALQNEVAVHEAHAPEETDLSRVERAVQQGKSVELNDEHQIVDRRELLGKGLNMMKRKADNDTETAAKLAPRESGRGSDRAARSQLMEEALLARLG; encoded by the coding sequence atgtcgcgcgccaaagTCTCCATAACGCTGGGCAAAAAAGCAGACGACGTACGCGCACGGCCCTCTCCACGCGCATTTGCATTCGATGCAGACGTGGACACTGAAGCACCCCTGCGTGGCGATGCGCCTCCGCCATCCAAGGCTGTGCGTCGCCAGCAAGCGGAAGCGGCGGCGTTGGATGAGCATGTGTTTGACTACGACGATGTGTACGATAAAATGAAGGCAGTTGATCGGCAAATGAAAGCCGCGTCAAAGGAAGCCGATAAAGGGCGCAGTCCAAAATACATGAGCAActtttttcgcgctgcagagctGCGTGAGCGCGACCGGCTGCGTGCAGAGTCAAAAATGAttcagcgcgagcgcgccgcggaggGCGATCAGTACGCGGACAAGGAGTCGTTTGTAACGAGTGCATACAAAGAGCAACAAGAAGagcttgcacgcgccgaaAAAGAAGAGCGGattgccgaggagcgcgcgcggcgcagaagcaAAGGCGTTGCGTCTTTTCATCAAGATATGCTTAAGGAAGagagcgcacggcggcatgccgccgtCATGGCGCTACAGAATGAAGTTGCTGTGCATGAGGCGCACGCACCCGAGGAAACGGATTTGTCGCGCGTGGAGCGGGCCGTGCAGCAAGGGAAAAGCGTCGAGCTCAACGACGAGCACCAGATTGTGGACCGCCGAGAGTTGCTTGGGAAGGGATTGAATATGATGAAACGCAAAGCGGACAATGATACGGAAACAGCAGCGAaacttgcgccgcgcgaatcTGGCCGTGGATCTGATCGCGCGGCCCGTTCGCAGCTGATGGAAGAGGCACTCCTGGCGAGGCTCGGCTAG
- a CDS encoding uncharacterized protein (COG:S; EggNog:ENOG503NURQ) — MACTLEVVDIACWNQAPYLHVEKEHSQDPASLHMQDDVAQLVTPYDAEGAAKVQRFLRPVDRARAFVARLLPRVWYASQGTTWGMIKICTTKAGRPFAAAPPSIVDTDFNMSHDGDFVVLATYKGSDACIGVDVMEMKLPVFEPSVASFVETMRMCMTDREYAWVQEAADNDALQRLMRLWTYKEAYTKSLGLGLGCDFKRVEIPFWAQDWVVLRDDEPQRNVVFAEYILSREHGMPSLAVIALTSAHENALSSDLVRNLPLTVHNYTQLLRIARSLTDELYQASNTRTYADARKVWKQPRPVRPNDQFRQFLEDKGFIAAVVEPPQNVAGQTSRRTRLPPSKAMAMAKASKALRMQAKQDASTSDAVEAKQPSSLPLSAARPLDNGLPEVVAVTTAQSYNFDVLLSSGRLPATWRWLEDREVIYIPSWPSATEGEEGQGSAFIFRSGCYVTWGMSSEDKAALYKNVLCGASAPVEQDRYAVAGDEAMDYVYLPEERTRIVGDLIVVGKPPQDTGRKQSATPFLLQAQLAFSQGVAASARLSVQELALSEYLASVSPIPGELQLRGRVPLGRREVIRKMGTLLSLRQRINLDTDNFVDDPELYWENGMMESLYRSTCHALDMKPRFDALNEKLNHCEHLLGVLRALLTEESSHRMELIIIYLIAFEVGMALVSHEYVPTPLALWRAVLGDANT, encoded by the exons ATGGCATGCACCTTGGAAGTCGTAGACATTGCCTGCTGGAACCAAGCGCCCTACCTACATGTAGAAAAAGAGCATAGCCAGGAtcctgcatcgctgcataTGCAAGATGACGTGGCGCAGCTTGTCACGCCCTACGACGCAGAGGGCGCTGCAAAAGtgcagcgcttcttgcgGCCAGTCGaccgtgcgcgtgcatttgtCGCGCGACTGTTACCCCGCGTATGGTACGCAAGCCAAGGGACTACATGGGGCATGATCAAGATTTGCACCACGAAAGCAGGCCGACCGTTTGCCGCCGCACCGCCCAGCATCGTCGACACCGACTTTAACATGTCGCACGATGGCGACTTTGTCGTGCTGGCAACCTATAAAGGAAGCGACGCATGCATCGGTGTGGACGTGATGGAAATGAAGTTGCCCGTGTTCGAGCCTAGCGTTGCGTCGTTTGTCGAGACAATGCGCATGTGCATGACCGACCGCGAGTACGCTTGGGTGCAAGAAGCGGCCGACAACGACGCACTACAGCGATTGATGCGGCTATGGACGTACAAAGAGGCGTATACCAAAAGCCTTGGACTGGGGCTTGGCTGCGATTTCAAGCGTGTAGAGATACCGTTCTGGGCGCAAGACTGggtcgtgctgcgcgatgaCGAGCCGCAGCGAAACGTTGTATTTGCAGAGTATATCTTGTCGCGCGAGCACGGCATGCCGTCGCTTGCTGTGATTGCGCTCACATCAGCGCATGAAAATGCTTTGAGCAGCGACCTTGTGCGCAATTTGCCCCTGACTGTGCACAATTATACCCAATTGCTTCGTATCGCACGTAGCCTCAC CGACGAGCTGTACCAGGCGAGT AACACACGCACCTacgccgacgcgcgcaaggtgTGGAAACAGCCACGCCCCGTCCGGCCCAATGACCAGTTCCGGCAGTTTTTGGAGGACAAGGGGTTCATTGCCGCTGTCGTCGAGCCGCCGCAGAATGTTGCAGGGCAAACGTCTCGACGTACGCGACTCCCACCTTCGAAAGCAATGGCCATGGCCAAGGCCagcaaagcgctgcgcatgcaagCGAAGCAGGATGCTAGTACAAGTGACGCAGTAGAGGCCAAACAACCTTCATCGCTGCCCCTCTCCGCAGCGCGTCCTCTTGACAATGGGCTGCCCGAAGTGGTTGCAGTGACCACGGCGCAGTCGTACAATTTTGACGTGCTGCTCAGCAGTGGCCGCCTCCCTGCGACGTGGCGCTGGCTTGAGGATCGCGAGGTGATTTATATCCCTTCGtggccaagcgcaaccGAAGGAGAAGAGGGCCAAGGAAGTGCGTTCATCTTTCGCTCTGGATGCTACGTGACTTGGGGCATGTCCTCCGAGGACAAAGCCGCGCTGTATAAAAACGTGCTGTGcggtgcaagcgcgccggtCGAACAGGATCGCTACGCCGTCGCAGGCGACGAAGCGATGGACTATGTGTATCTGCCCGAGGAGCGCACACGCATTGTCGGCGACTTGATTGTAGTCGGAAAGCCACCGCAAGATACGGGGCGCAAAcaaagcgcgacgccgttccttttgcaggcgcagctcgcctTTTCGCAAGGCGTCgcggcgtctgcgcgcCTTTCTGTACAGGAGCTGGCGCTCAGCGAGTATCTCGCTTCGGTATCTCCTATTCCAGGCGAGCTTCAATTGCGCGggcgcgtgccgctgggGCGGCGCGAGGTGATCCGCAAGATGGGCACGCTGCTCagcctgcgccagcgcatcaATCTGGACACGGACAACTTTGTGGATGATCCCGAGCTGTATTGGGAAAATGGAATGATGGAGTCTTTGTACCGCAGCACATGCCATGCACTGGACATGAAGCCGCGGTTTGACGCTTTGAACGAGAAGCTGAATCACTGCGAGCATTTGCTAggcgtgctgcgtgcgctgctcaccgAGGAATCGAGTCATCGTATGGAACTGATCATTATCTATCTCATCGCATTCGAAGTAGGCATGGCGCTCGTGAGCCATGAGTATGTGCCAACGCCGTTGGCCTTGTGGCGCGCCGTTCTTGGCGACGCAAATACATAG
- the NOT4 gene encoding RING-type E3 ubiquitin transferase (COG:A; EggNog:ENOG503NUX1; BUSCO:EOG09260P5R) yields the protein MVRRATVSSNHANLYAGASHSGGAHADQGVSSADKSESRAQESMWGDIVDDMECPLCLEEIDISDANFKPCPCGYQNLNGRCPACRRKYTDQTIEFKAMTTEEYVCELAYIRIMRLTNAKKNKEREKKEMEATSRKHLANMRVVQKNLVYVVGLSPRFAREEFIPTLKSVDYFGQYGRVSKILISKRVTNHKFGNGSQDTSIGMYVTYQSKEDAARAIVAIDGSKEPGGRIIRASYGTTKYCTAYLRNLPCSNPGCTYLHEPGEEADSFTKEDLSTLRHAAKDTEHKIKPASMLLQPIVSKKSYEQLGSPSTAPATPATPAPFVLPPVASPTQHADPELSALPRTAAWASGKPVPPGMHADAVSLEFSSLASAKAGKQQNRTEHDSPSPAEKEVQQEATDTEHEADQEPKTPEDQVVPASSYRPSHNAQVLLDDLHKRRMGSSDEPAVFTDFDWTLSTLHDGDFSLNLPALPEPSQTSTRHVWEEHDSFYTPYKGSFNPFDTDPLEQTWPAPFVDSGAPSPGYLARGDLSETLQLRKELQMRASMQPMPSQRIAFDDADIAPEEQRSAAAALLASRARRLQEAGETPDMPGDVRGKMPRQQLAASGDSQSLLALLRRIQEHPGEEVRAGPVPHARVRPPGLEERRAPMQGAHMEQRGEMQSFSPPGLTPIAGNPNVGTGLLLAQLLGNPGAKPADAYSPPVHRV from the exons ATGGTACGACGGGCTACGGTTTCGTCTAACCATGCGAACCTGTATGCGGGAGCGTCGCATAGTGgtggagcgcacgcagacCAAGGTGTGTCCTCTGCGGACAAAAGCGAGAGCCGCGCACAAGAGTCCATGTGGGGCGACATCGTT GACGATATGGAATGCCCACTCTGTCTGGAGGAGATTGATATCTCCGATGCAAACTTTAAACCGTGTCCATGTGGCTACCAG AACTTGAACGGTCGGTGCCCCGCGTGCCGGCGCAAGTATACCGACCAAACAATCGAGTTCAAGGCGATGACTACGGAAGAGTACGTCTGCGAGCTAGCTTACATCAGAATCATGCGCCTCACCAACGCGAAAAAGaacaaggagcgcgagaaaaAAGAGATGGAAGCGACGAGCCGAAAGCATCTGGCGAATATGCGCGTTGTGCAGAAAAACCTAGTGTACGTCGTCGGTCTCAGCCCGCGTTTTGCTCGTGAAGAGTTTATTCCGACGCTCAAAAGTGTCGACTACTTTGGCCAGTACGGCCGCGTCTCCAAGATTTTGATAAGCAAGCGCGTCACGAACCACAAGTTTGGGAACGGGTCGCAAGACACTTCGATCGGAATGTACGTTACCTACCAGAGCAAGGAggatgctgcgcgtgcgattgtTGCCATCGATGGGAGCAAAGAGCCGGGCGGGCGGATCATCCGTGCAAGCTACGGAACGACCAAATACTGCACGGCCTACCTGCGCAACTTGCCATGCTCCAATCCCGGCTGTACTTATCTGCACGAGCCAGGAGAAGAAGCCGATAGCTTTACCAAGGAAGACCTCTccacgctgcggcacgctgcCAAAGACACGGAGCACAAGATCAAGCCAGCATCCATGCTCTTGCAGCCGATCGTGTCGAAAAAGTCGTACGAGCAGCTGGGCTCGCCATCGACTGCCCCTGCAACGCCTGCAACGCCTGCGCCGTTTGTGCTTCCGCCTGTTGCCTCTCCAACCCAACACGCGGACCCAGAATTGTCTGCACtgccgcgcaccgctgcgtGGGCGTCGGGAAAACCCGTTCCGCCCGGCATGCATGCAGACGCTGTATCGCTGGAATTTTCGAGTCTTGCGAGCGCAAAAGCTGGCAAGCAGCAAAATCGTACGGAGCACGACTCGCCGAGTCCAGCCGAGAAAGAGGTGCAGCAGGAAGCGACCGATACGGAGCACGAGGCCGACCAGGAGCCCAAGACTCCCGAAGACCAGGTGGTGCCCGCCTCGTCGTACCGTCCCTCCCACAATGCGCAGGTCTTACTGGACGActtgcacaagcgccgcatgggATCCAGCGACGAGCCCGCCGTGTTTACCGACTTTGACTGGACCTTGTCCACCTTGCACGACGGCGACTTTAGCTTGAATTTGCCTGCGCTCCCAGAGCCCAGCCAGACCTCGACGCGGCACGTGTGGGAGGAGCACGACTCGTTCTACACGCCGTACAAAGGCTCCTTCAATCCTTTTGATACCGATCCACTCGAGCAAACGTGGCCGGCGCCGTTTGTGGATTCGGGAGCGCCCAGCCCTGGGTACCTTGCGCGTGGAGACCTCTccgagacgctgcagcttCGTAAAGAGCTGCAAATGCGTGCGTCAATGCAGCCGATGCCatcgcagcgcatcgctttTGACGACGCGGACATTGCGCCCGAAGAGCAGCGCtctgctgcagctgcactgctcgcttcgcgcgcgcggcgcctgcaaGAGGCTGGCGAGACCCCAGACATGCCGGGAGATGTGCGTGGCAAGATGCCACGCCAGCAACTGGCCGCCTCTGGCGACTCACAGTCCCTTTTGGCGCTCTTGCGCCGTATCCAGGAGCACCCGGGAGAAGAAGTGCGCGCGGGTCCCGTTCCacacgcgcgtgtgcgtccGCCGGGGCTtgaggagcggcgcgccccGATGCAAGGAGCGCATATGGAGCAGCGTGGCGAGATGCAGAGCTTTTCGCCGCCGGGTTTGACACCCATCGCCGGCAATCCAAACGTAGGCACGGGTTTGCTGCTAGCCCAGCTGCTGGGCAATCCCGGCGCGAAACCTGCCGATGCATACTCTCCGCCCGTGCATCGGGTATAA